A genomic window from Flavobacterium lindanitolerans includes:
- a CDS encoding RidA family protein produces MKKIIFTEKAPAPIGPYNQAVAFGNTLFTSGQIAINPQTGELVLEDIETETRQVMENMKAVLEEAGMTFENVIKTSIFIMDMNNFAKINGVYGSYFDEKTAPARETVQVAGLPKGVNVEISMIAMK; encoded by the coding sequence ATGAAAAAAATAATTTTTACCGAAAAAGCTCCTGCTCCAATAGGGCCATACAATCAGGCTGTAGCATTTGGCAATACACTTTTTACCTCAGGACAGATTGCTATCAATCCACAAACAGGTGAATTGGTTTTAGAGGATATTGAAACTGAAACCAGGCAAGTAATGGAAAACATGAAAGCTGTTCTGGAGGAAGCAGGAATGACTTTTGAAAACGTAATAAAAACGTCCATTTTCATTATGGACATGAATAATTTTGCAAAAATCAATGGTGTTTACGGAAGTTATTTTGATGAAAAAACAGCTCCTGCAAGAGAAACCGTTCAGGTTGCAGGACTGCCAAAAGGCGTGAATGTTGAAATTTCAATGATTGCTATGAAATAA
- a CDS encoding putative LPS assembly protein LptD yields the protein MRTNLFHIVLSAIFLTLGTAETYSQEGKNKSTSIAAEKQPNTKKDSVSVSLSDITKSADTTAQDTIKPKKTFLESRVKRKAVDYEKMDQKKKQLTLYNKAELYYQDFELKAGIIVMDYEKNEVYAGRIKDSAGNYTQRPVFKQGTNVIEPDSIRFNTITKKALVWNSRSAQGDLNIKGEVTKKENDSVYFIKNARITTSKNIDDPEYYFLARKLKLVPGKKVVVGLTNMVIADVPTPLGIPFAFFPMSNKGTSGLILPSPNNTNRQGFALQNGGLYLALSDNYDLAVLGDYYTNGSYAMRFESSYAKRYKFRGNVNVRFENQIQSERGFPDYTKATQYNIQWTHSQDAKSNPNSRFSASVNLGSSKYYQQSMNQANVGSALNNTLSSSVSYSRTFNSVPQVNMSVTATHSQNTQTETINMTLPTFQGSVDRIFPFASENENKRGLIKNLNIQYNLNAQNQITTKDSLFFKPQMFRDARVGFQHTIPVNTNFKVFKHFSVSAGGTYNEVWYMKTIEKRFNPVSQKVENFDVRGFDAFRTYNFSSSIGTTIYGTFNLGENKKIQAIRHVMRPSVSYSYTPSFAKYYDTYDPDGTGTMLKEYSRFEGGIYGAPGKNISNNIGFSLSNTFEAKVTDKDSTKTEPKKIMLLNNLNFSTSYDMTADSLKLAPLRVSGGTALFKEKMNINFAATLDPYALDNANRRIDRFNIDNGGSLFRLSSANITINYSFSSTDGTNENDRSDPLKNQGLRNGGREDDLFGTARDLGDNRQSQFNDEDTEKAEKKTRFYHALLPWNMTLAYSLTYNNSSRQNEITNNSVMISGNVDLTPRWKVGISTGYDFVQKGVTFTQLRFERDLLSWRMDFNWIPIGDYTSWGFFIGIKSSVLSDIKWDKRRQPDRRLR from the coding sequence TTGCGCACAAACTTATTTCATATCGTTTTATCAGCAATTTTCCTAACATTAGGAACTGCAGAAACTTATTCTCAGGAAGGAAAAAACAAATCTACCTCAATAGCTGCTGAAAAACAGCCAAATACAAAAAAAGATTCCGTCTCAGTCAGCTTGTCAGATATTACTAAATCTGCTGATACTACTGCGCAAGATACTATCAAGCCCAAGAAAACTTTCCTGGAAAGCAGAGTAAAGCGTAAGGCTGTTGACTATGAAAAAATGGATCAAAAGAAAAAACAGCTTACCCTTTATAACAAAGCGGAACTGTATTATCAGGATTTTGAGCTTAAGGCAGGAATAATCGTTATGGATTATGAAAAGAACGAAGTCTATGCCGGAAGGATTAAAGATTCAGCAGGAAATTACACGCAAAGACCTGTTTTTAAACAGGGTACGAATGTTATTGAACCCGATTCCATCCGTTTCAACACCATTACAAAAAAAGCGCTGGTATGGAACTCCAGATCGGCTCAGGGTGATTTGAATATTAAAGGAGAGGTTACAAAAAAAGAAAACGATTCTGTTTATTTCATCAAAAATGCCAGGATAACTACCTCTAAAAATATTGACGATCCGGAATACTACTTTTTAGCCCGAAAACTAAAATTGGTACCCGGCAAAAAGGTTGTAGTTGGACTTACAAATATGGTTATTGCCGATGTCCCAACTCCTTTGGGAATTCCTTTTGCCTTTTTTCCTATGTCTAACAAAGGAACATCCGGTTTGATACTTCCCTCTCCCAACAATACAAACAGGCAGGGTTTTGCATTGCAGAACGGAGGTCTCTATCTTGCCCTTTCTGATAATTATGACCTGGCCGTACTTGGTGATTACTATACTAACGGAAGTTATGCCATGCGTTTTGAATCGAGTTATGCAAAGCGATACAAATTCCGGGGTAACGTAAACGTTCGTTTTGAAAACCAAATCCAAAGTGAGAGAGGTTTTCCAGACTATACCAAGGCTACGCAGTACAATATTCAGTGGACACATTCACAAGATGCAAAGTCTAATCCGAATTCCCGATTTTCTGCCTCTGTAAACCTTGGAAGTAGTAAATATTACCAACAATCGATGAACCAGGCTAACGTAGGTTCTGCATTAAATAATACGCTAAGTTCCTCTGTTTCTTACTCCAGAACTTTTAATTCGGTTCCGCAGGTGAATATGTCTGTTACGGCTACACATTCCCAAAATACTCAGACGGAAACTATCAACATGACCCTTCCAACATTTCAGGGAAGTGTGGACAGGATATTTCCTTTTGCTTCTGAAAATGAAAACAAAAGAGGCCTTATCAAAAACCTGAACATTCAGTACAACCTGAATGCCCAAAATCAGATTACAACTAAAGATTCGTTGTTTTTCAAACCTCAAATGTTCAGGGATGCACGTGTTGGTTTCCAACATACAATTCCGGTTAACACCAACTTCAAGGTATTTAAGCATTTCAGCGTATCTGCCGGAGGAACCTATAATGAGGTCTGGTATATGAAAACCATTGAAAAACGATTCAATCCGGTATCACAAAAGGTAGAAAATTTTGATGTTCGCGGTTTTGATGCATTCAGAACCTATAATTTCTCTTCCAGTATTGGTACGACAATTTATGGTACGTTTAATTTAGGTGAAAACAAAAAGATTCAGGCCATCCGTCACGTCATGAGACCTTCGGTTTCTTACAGCTATACACCAAGTTTTGCTAAATATTACGATACTTATGACCCGGACGGAACCGGAACTATGCTAAAAGAATACAGCCGGTTTGAAGGAGGAATTTACGGTGCTCCCGGCAAAAATATTTCGAACAACATCGGATTCAGTTTAAGCAACACTTTTGAAGCAAAGGTGACCGATAAGGACAGTACCAAAACTGAACCTAAAAAGATTATGTTGCTGAACAACCTGAACTTCTCGACTTCCTATGATATGACAGCCGATTCCCTTAAATTGGCTCCATTGCGTGTGAGTGGAGGTACGGCATTGTTCAAGGAAAAAATGAACATTAACTTTGCAGCTACCCTTGACCCTTATGCATTGGATAATGCCAACCGAAGAATCGACAGGTTCAATATTGACAACGGAGGAAGTTTATTTCGACTGTCAAGTGCCAATATTACCATCAATTATTCTTTCTCGAGTACGGATGGTACAAATGAAAATGACAGGTCTGACCCTTTGAAAAACCAGGGATTAAGAAACGGAGGACGTGAGGATGACTTGTTTGGAACCGCAAGAGACCTGGGCGACAACAGACAGAGCCAATTTAATGATGAAGATACCGAAAAGGCAGAAAAAAAGACACGATTTTATCATGCTTTACTTCCCTGGAACATGACTCTGGCCTATTCCCTGACGTATAACAATTCCAGCCGACAGAATGAAATAACAAACAATTCTGTGATGATTTCCGGAAATGTTGACCTGACACCCCGATGGAAAGTGGGAATATCAACCGGTTATGATTTTGTACAGAAAGGCGTTACCTTTACCCAACTTCGTTTTGAAAGAGATTTATTAAGCTGGAGGATGGATTTTAACTGGATTCCAATTGGAGATTATACTTCATGGGGATTCTTCATCGGAATCAAATCGTCCGTGTTGAGCGACATCAAGTGGGATAAGAGAAGACAACCAGACAGAAGACTACGTTAA
- a CDS encoding N-acetylmuramoyl-L-alanine amidase family protein codes for MYICNKFKRSLAVLTCIVSFAAFGQSGDKFKVVLDAGHGAKDFGAVKNGFVEKNIALAVALKVGRLLDKQPSVDVVYTRSTDVFIELVERANIANRANADLFVSIHCNSNPNSEAFGTETYVMGLTKVKSNLEVAKNENEVITLEADYKVKYAGYDPKSPESLIGITLIQEEHLDQSIAVASKIQDNFTQQLSRKSRGVKQAPFMVLHKTSMPSILIEMGFLSNKTEGQYLNSEEGQNEIAKAIADAIMGYKKEYYGGTSIENKIDKEALKVERPKEMASTAKKDSAKTPVTKAPEPKKNEAKTPVAETKTDSKGVLFKVQISASGTKLDLVPSNFKGLENISMISEGNLYKYMYGETSDYEKAKELVQEAKSRGFTSSYLIAFKNGKKVSIQEALK; via the coding sequence ATGTACATCTGTAATAAATTCAAACGTTCACTCGCTGTATTAACCTGTATTGTATCTTTTGCTGCTTTTGGTCAATCAGGTGATAAATTTAAAGTAGTTCTTGATGCCGGACATGGTGCGAAAGATTTTGGAGCTGTAAAGAATGGTTTTGTTGAAAAGAACATAGCACTTGCTGTTGCTTTAAAGGTAGGAAGATTACTTGACAAACAGCCTAGTGTTGATGTTGTATATACAAGAAGTACAGATGTATTTATAGAACTTGTTGAACGTGCCAATATTGCTAATAGGGCAAATGCTGATTTATTTGTTTCGATTCACTGTAACTCCAATCCAAATTCTGAAGCTTTCGGAACAGAGACTTACGTTATGGGTCTTACAAAGGTAAAATCAAACCTTGAAGTGGCTAAAAATGAAAACGAGGTAATCACCCTGGAAGCAGATTATAAAGTAAAATATGCCGGCTATGATCCTAAATCGCCGGAATCTCTAATAGGTATTACATTAATACAGGAAGAGCATCTTGATCAGAGCATTGCTGTGGCAAGTAAAATTCAGGATAATTTTACACAACAGCTAAGCCGTAAGAGCAGAGGAGTAAAACAGGCCCCATTTATGGTATTGCATAAAACTTCAATGCCTAGTATTTTGATTGAAATGGGATTTTTATCGAATAAAACAGAAGGACAATATCTTAACTCTGAAGAAGGACAAAATGAAATTGCAAAAGCCATAGCAGATGCAATTATGGGCTATAAGAAAGAATATTACGGAGGAACTTCTATAGAAAACAAGATTGATAAAGAAGCGCTAAAAGTAGAAAGACCAAAAGAAATGGCATCTACGGCAAAGAAAGACAGTGCCAAAACTCCGGTTACCAAAGCTCCGGAACCTAAAAAAAACGAAGCAAAGACTCCGGTTGCTGAAACTAAAACAGATTCAAAAGGTGTATTGTTTAAAGTACAGATTTCTGCAAGTGGTACAAAACTGGATTTGGTTCCAAGCAATTTTAAAGGGTTGGAAAATATTTCGATGATTTCTGAAGGAAACCTTTATAAATATATGTATGGCGAAACCAGTGATTATGAAAAAGCAAAAGAACTGGTACAGGAAGCCAAATCAAGAGGATTTACCTCGTCCTACCTCATAGCCTTTAAAAACGGCAAAAAAGTAAGCATCCAGGAAGCATTAAAATAA